One stretch of Chitinophaga pendula DNA includes these proteins:
- a CDS encoding FecCD family ABC transporter permease yields the protein MNKKIRSIGSTGLLSLALLAMVIIATGTGAMQVSPGQVVAILLKQVGISLPVTYDESMEGVLWSIRLPRVVLAVLVGAGLALAGAALQGLFRNPLADPSLIGVSSGASLTTVMMIVLQSAIPFLQFNGVLGFYALNIATFIGAALAVLFVFRISAYGRTTQMTTMLLAGIAVNALCNAITSMMTYLSSNEQLRSIAFWTMGSLGGASWQTVLAVLPFILIPAVMLPRMGQALNVFALGEREAMHSGVKVGRLKTQLVIYSTMAVAAGVAVAGIISFIGLVVPHIVRQFTGADHRLLIPCSAITGAILLTGADLLCRTVVAPAELPVGIVTAIIGAPFFIWLIIKEKRTTAI from the coding sequence GTGAATAAGAAGATAAGAAGTATTGGTAGTACGGGGTTACTCTCCCTAGCATTGCTGGCCATGGTGATCATTGCCACGGGTACGGGCGCTATGCAGGTATCGCCGGGGCAGGTGGTAGCGATCCTCCTGAAGCAAGTGGGGATCTCTTTGCCGGTAACCTATGATGAGAGTATGGAAGGTGTATTATGGAGCATCCGGTTGCCTCGGGTAGTGCTGGCGGTGCTGGTAGGCGCGGGGCTGGCGCTGGCAGGGGCTGCTTTACAAGGATTATTCCGGAATCCGCTGGCAGATCCCAGTCTTATCGGTGTAAGCTCTGGTGCATCGCTGACCACTGTCATGATGATCGTATTGCAGAGTGCCATTCCTTTTTTGCAATTCAACGGTGTCCTGGGTTTTTATGCCCTGAATATCGCGACATTTATAGGGGCGGCACTAGCTGTGCTCTTTGTATTCCGCATCTCTGCCTATGGCCGTACGACGCAGATGACGACGATGCTGCTGGCCGGTATTGCTGTAAATGCGTTGTGTAATGCTATCACCAGTATGATGACCTATCTCTCTTCCAACGAGCAGTTGCGTAGCATTGCTTTCTGGACAATGGGGAGCCTGGGAGGCGCCAGCTGGCAGACGGTGCTGGCGGTATTGCCATTCATATTGATACCGGCTGTTATGTTACCCCGGATGGGACAGGCGCTGAATGTATTCGCGCTGGGAGAAAGAGAGGCGATGCATAGTGGCGTAAAAGTCGGGCGACTGAAAACGCAGCTGGTCATTTACTCCACAATGGCAGTAGCAGCCGGCGTAGCGGTAGCAGGTATCATTAGCTTTATAGGGCTGGTCGTACCTCATATCGTACGGCAGTTCACAGGTGCAGACCACCGGCTACTCATCCCTTGTTCGGCGATTACCGGCGCGATCCTGCTGACAGGAGCAGACCTGCTGTGCAGAACGGTTGTAGCGCCTGCCGAATTGCCGGTAGGGATTGTTACAGCTATCATAGGAGCACCCTTCTTCATCTGGCTGATCATTAAAGAAAAACGTACAACGGCGATATAA
- a CDS encoding heme ABC transporter ATP-binding protein, whose amino-acid sequence MLQVDNISLSLGHMPILRQVSFDAPAGELCVLMGANGAGKSTLLKTLAGEYSHYKGTIRFNKKALKDIPVEGQATMRAVLSQQQSLTLPFTVTEVVRMGRFVYGYQAASLDQEIIDYALKTLQVYDLRHRSFLTLSGGQKQRVQMARVLAQLLEAPDIDAVDYAGRKMLLLDEPVTGMDILHQQIALQLSSQLAARGVLVVAVLHDFQLAAAYAQRIVLLHQGHVYADGNVAKVLTADNIESCFGIAVSVLQHPLCEYPLIVTAGNGTHHYSSAQEAIKIV is encoded by the coding sequence ATGCTGCAAGTAGATAACATATCATTATCCCTCGGGCATATGCCCATATTGCGGCAGGTGAGTTTTGACGCACCCGCGGGTGAGTTATGTGTGCTGATGGGCGCCAACGGAGCGGGTAAATCTACGCTGTTGAAAACGCTGGCCGGAGAATACTCACATTACAAAGGGACGATCCGGTTTAACAAGAAAGCATTAAAGGATATTCCTGTGGAGGGGCAGGCTACTATGCGGGCTGTTTTGTCTCAGCAGCAGAGCCTCACGTTGCCTTTTACCGTTACAGAAGTGGTCCGTATGGGCCGGTTTGTATACGGCTACCAGGCTGCTTCACTGGATCAGGAGATCATTGACTACGCATTAAAGACCTTACAGGTATACGATCTGCGGCATCGCTCTTTCCTTACCCTGTCCGGCGGACAGAAGCAACGAGTGCAGATGGCGCGTGTATTGGCACAGTTGCTGGAGGCACCAGATATCGATGCAGTAGATTACGCCGGTCGTAAAATGCTGCTGCTGGATGAACCAGTAACGGGTATGGACATACTTCATCAGCAGATAGCGCTGCAATTATCGTCCCAGTTAGCGGCCAGAGGCGTATTGGTGGTGGCCGTGCTACACGATTTTCAGCTGGCAGCGGCCTACGCGCAGCGGATCGTATTACTACACCAGGGCCATGTATATGCCGACGGCAATGTCGCCAAGGTATTGACTGCCGACAATATTGAAAGTTGTTTTGGTATTGCCGTCTCCGTATTGCAACATCCATTGTGCGAATACCCACTTATCGTCACTGCCGGCAACGGCACTCATCATTATTCATCAGCCCAGGAGGCTATTAAAATAGTTTAA
- a CDS encoding hemin-degrading factor gives METTTLPTLKEQWIAFRQEHPKTRIRDAARQLQVSEGELVAACTGASVVHLRNDFRELLRQLPQIGKVMVLTRNESCVIERKGVFEDVQVDNAHVGVVVGPDIDLRMFFSRWIFGFAVMDDESIGFKRSIQIFDGQGNAVIKIYSVAQTDLAAWDRLVAAFPAAEQPAAIAVTPAPAPKVYETTIDEAAFLEEWAQLKDTHDFFPLLMKYKVARQHALEIATGRFARKVANDSVKPLLEKAAASGLEIMVFVGNAGNIEIHTGPVEKIVEIPGWINVMDPAFNLHLKLTDIAGCWVVDKPAEGGVTSLEVFDAAGEMIVQFFGKRKPGIPELQAWRDLLATLA, from the coding sequence ATGGAGACAACGACCCTCCCCACACTCAAAGAACAATGGATTGCTTTCCGTCAGGAGCATCCAAAGACACGTATCCGCGATGCGGCGCGTCAGTTACAGGTAAGCGAAGGCGAGCTGGTAGCGGCTTGCACCGGTGCTTCCGTGGTACACCTGCGTAACGATTTCCGGGAGCTGCTGCGTCAGCTACCGCAGATAGGCAAGGTGATGGTACTCACCCGTAACGAAAGCTGTGTGATAGAGCGTAAAGGTGTGTTTGAAGATGTACAGGTAGACAATGCTCATGTGGGTGTAGTAGTAGGGCCCGATATAGATCTACGTATGTTCTTCTCCCGTTGGATATTTGGCTTCGCAGTTATGGACGATGAGAGCATTGGCTTCAAACGTTCGATCCAAATATTTGACGGGCAGGGCAACGCGGTGATCAAGATATACAGTGTAGCACAGACGGACCTGGCTGCCTGGGATCGCCTGGTGGCAGCTTTTCCGGCTGCGGAGCAACCGGCGGCCATAGCAGTAACACCCGCCCCTGCACCGAAGGTATATGAAACAACTATTGACGAAGCAGCATTCCTGGAAGAATGGGCACAGTTGAAAGATACACATGACTTCTTCCCGCTGCTGATGAAATACAAGGTAGCCCGTCAGCATGCACTGGAGATCGCTACCGGCCGTTTTGCCCGTAAAGTGGCTAACGACAGTGTAAAGCCTTTGCTGGAGAAAGCGGCTGCCAGTGGTCTGGAGATCATGGTATTTGTTGGCAATGCCGGTAACATCGAGATACATACCGGTCCGGTAGAGAAGATCGTAGAGATCCCTGGATGGATCAATGTGATGGACCCTGCATTCAACCTGCACCTGAAATTAACGGATATCGCCGGTTGCTGGGTAGTGGATAAACCTGCGGAAGGCGGGGTGACTTCCCTCGAAGTATTTGATGCGGCAGGGGAGATGATCGTACAGTTCTTCGGTAAACGTAAGCCCGGTATTCCGGAGCTGCAAGCCTGGAGAGACCTGCTGGCGACGCTGGCATAG
- a CDS encoding AraC family transcriptional regulator: MPVNNPLQHVALTAPRQLQTLVENRRIFNLQHCELNIFESYEQAYQVPLLFNDFVITSMVRGKKVMHLFDDAGFDYLPGETVIVPAKEQMRIDFPEAASDNPTQCIALAIDASYVHNTVDYLNNYYNSAKDERVDWQLQFSRYHFGNDTEIADLLNKLIRICSSANKSKNILADLSMKELLIRLIQSQHVENVAIASEKENNSSRAHHVLHYIHQHLSEKIAIDALCSKAYMSRNMFFKWFREQFGITPLEYINAARIRMAKTLLANLQQDIKSVSAHCGFSDVNYFTRVFKKIEGITPGAYLTCVMGEKE, encoded by the coding sequence ATGCCGGTCAATAATCCATTGCAACATGTAGCACTCACTGCTCCCAGACAGCTGCAGACACTGGTAGAGAACAGGCGGATATTCAACCTCCAACACTGTGAGCTCAACATTTTCGAGAGCTATGAACAGGCTTACCAGGTTCCCCTGCTGTTCAACGACTTTGTCATTACCAGTATGGTGAGGGGCAAAAAGGTCATGCACCTGTTTGACGACGCCGGTTTTGACTACCTGCCCGGCGAAACCGTCATCGTACCCGCCAAAGAACAAATGCGGATCGATTTCCCTGAAGCCGCTTCCGACAATCCCACACAATGTATTGCCCTGGCCATCGATGCCAGCTATGTCCATAATACGGTCGACTACCTCAATAACTATTACAATAGTGCTAAAGATGAACGGGTAGACTGGCAGCTGCAGTTCTCCCGTTATCACTTCGGTAATGATACCGAAATAGCAGACCTACTGAATAAACTGATCCGTATCTGCAGCAGTGCCAACAAATCCAAAAATATACTGGCAGACCTGTCAATGAAAGAACTGCTGATACGGCTGATACAAAGTCAGCATGTAGAGAATGTAGCGATCGCCAGCGAAAAGGAAAACAATAGTAGCCGTGCACATCACGTATTACACTATATACATCAGCATCTGTCTGAAAAGATTGCTATCGATGCTTTATGCAGCAAGGCTTACATGAGCCGGAACATGTTCTTCAAATGGTTCCGTGAACAGTTTGGCATTACGCCACTGGAGTATATCAATGCCGCCCGTATCAGGATGGCGAAAACCTTACTGGCAAACCTCCAGCAGGATATTAAGTCCGTCAGCGCACATTGCGGGTTTAGCGATGTCAATTATTTCACCCGGGTATTTAAAAAGATAGAAGGTATTACACCAGGTGCTTATCTGACTTGTGTCATGGGGGAAAAAGAGTAA
- a CDS encoding aldehyde dehydrogenase family protein, which produces MSNSTATAPQTNIAARPSFKEKYDHYIGGQWVAPAGGQYFDNVSPIDGKVFTQAARGNEKDIEKAVDAAHKAFPEWSRTAAAHRSNILLKIAQVVEDNLELLATIETIDNGKAIRETRAADLPLVVDHFRYFAGVIRSEEGHISELDDTTVSINLHEPIGVVGQIIPWNFPLLMATWKVAPALAAGCCVVVKPAEQTPTSIMCLMELIGHLLPPGVLNVVTGFGPEAGKPLAQSPRVQKVAFTGETTTGRLIMQYASENLIPVTMELGGKSPNIFFESVAAADDEFFDKAVEGAVMFALNQGEVCTCPSRILVHENIYSKFMDKVVQRTKAIRMGNPLDGTVMMGAQASEDQYNKILSYLEIGKQEGAQVLTGGEAYHQNSGLEHGYYVQPTILKGNNKMRVFQEEIFGPVTCVTTFKTTEEAIQIANDTLYGLGAGVWTRDAHEMYQVPRAIQAGRVWVNCYHAYPAHAPFGGYKKSGFGRETHKMMLNHYRQTKNMLISYSKQKLGFF; this is translated from the coding sequence ATGAGTAATTCCACTGCAACTGCACCTCAAACAAACATTGCAGCACGCCCCTCTTTTAAGGAAAAATATGATCATTATATAGGTGGACAATGGGTGGCTCCTGCGGGAGGGCAATACTTTGACAATGTCTCCCCTATCGATGGGAAAGTATTTACCCAGGCAGCCAGAGGTAATGAAAAAGATATAGAAAAAGCGGTAGATGCTGCGCATAAGGCATTTCCGGAATGGAGCCGTACTGCCGCTGCACATCGTAGCAATATCCTGCTGAAAATAGCCCAGGTGGTAGAAGACAATCTGGAGCTGCTGGCAACCATAGAGACCATCGATAATGGTAAGGCGATCCGTGAGACCCGCGCTGCTGACCTGCCATTGGTGGTAGATCACTTCCGCTATTTTGCGGGTGTGATCCGTAGTGAAGAAGGACATATCAGCGAGTTAGACGACACTACCGTCAGCATCAACCTGCATGAGCCAATCGGTGTGGTAGGACAGATCATTCCATGGAATTTTCCCTTGCTCATGGCTACCTGGAAAGTAGCCCCGGCGCTGGCTGCCGGTTGCTGCGTTGTGGTGAAACCCGCGGAGCAGACGCCTACCAGTATCATGTGCCTGATGGAACTGATCGGTCACCTGCTGCCTCCCGGTGTACTCAATGTGGTGACCGGCTTCGGTCCGGAAGCGGGCAAGCCACTGGCACAATCTCCCCGCGTGCAGAAAGTCGCGTTTACTGGTGAGACAACCACTGGGCGGCTCATCATGCAATATGCCTCGGAGAACCTGATCCCGGTAACTATGGAGCTGGGTGGTAAAAGCCCTAATATCTTCTTCGAATCCGTAGCGGCCGCCGATGATGAGTTTTTTGACAAAGCCGTAGAAGGTGCAGTAATGTTCGCCCTGAACCAGGGAGAAGTATGTACTTGTCCCAGCAGGATACTGGTACATGAAAATATCTATTCCAAATTTATGGACAAGGTAGTGCAGCGTACAAAAGCCATCCGTATGGGTAATCCGCTGGATGGTACCGTGATGATGGGGGCACAGGCTTCGGAAGACCAATACAATAAGATATTGAGCTATCTGGAGATCGGTAAGCAGGAAGGTGCACAGGTATTGACAGGAGGTGAAGCATACCATCAAAACAGTGGCCTGGAACACGGCTATTATGTACAGCCGACTATCCTGAAAGGCAACAATAAGATGCGGGTATTCCAGGAGGAGATCTTCGGACCGGTAACCTGTGTAACTACCTTCAAAACTACAGAAGAAGCGATACAGATCGCTAACGATACACTTTATGGACTTGGTGCCGGTGTATGGACGCGTGATGCCCATGAAATGTACCAGGTACCGAGAGCGATACAGGCAGGTCGTGTATGGGTGAACTGTTACCATGCGTACCCTGCACATGCACCTTTCGGAGGATATAAGAAATCAGGTTTTGGCAGGGAGACGCACAAGATGATGTTGAACCACTATCGACAGACGAAAAATATGCTAATATCTTACAGCAAGCAGAAGCTGGGATTCTTCTAA